The Hahella sp. HNIBRBA332 genome window below encodes:
- the fusA gene encoding elongation factor G yields the protein MAQYSTENIRNIALLGHVGCGKTTLLEALLVKSGEIPSAGSVEKGATLSDFDPQEKELGHSLYTSVCSLDYDAAHINFIDTPGYPDFLGRALSILPAVDSAALVINAQAGVEMVTERLMAAVKKRELCRMIIINKIDTNDIDFAQLMESICEAFGPECLPINLPAESGHAVVDCYFTPDESRATDFSSVEKAHSALVDQVVEVDEKLMEVYLEQGQELSPEQLHDPFEQALREGHLIPVCFVSAQTGAGVEELLKVISHLMPTPLEGNPPQFLKGEGAEARKVTVEPDPGKHAIAHVFKVAVDPYVGKLGVFRIHQGRISPNSQMYVGDARKPFKVAHLLKLQGKKTRETAYGVPGDICAVAKVDDIEFDSVLHDSTDEEQYHLKSIDFPPPICGIAIEPVRRGDEQKLSDALQKVCAEDPSLKLEHRASLNETVMYGVSDLHLRVVLQRMKQQFNVEVVTHPPSIAYKETISKPAEGHYRHKKQTGGAGQFGEVYLRVEPLERGQGFEFENKVVGGSIPSQYIPGVEKGVRQVLESGAIAGFPLQDLRVTVYDGKHHSVDSKEIAFVTAGKKAFLDAVTKAQPVVLEPMVRLKVTAPAASVGDITGDISGSRGMVTGSNALSRNRAAVSALIPLAELDNYQSKLKSMTGGEGAYTLEFSHYDYAPPKLQHELMDRYKQKQSGG from the coding sequence ATGGCGCAGTACAGCACAGAAAACATCCGCAATATCGCGCTTTTGGGACACGTCGGTTGCGGCAAGACGACTTTATTGGAAGCGCTCCTGGTTAAGTCGGGAGAAATCCCCAGCGCCGGCAGTGTTGAGAAGGGCGCAACCCTCAGCGATTTCGACCCCCAGGAAAAAGAACTGGGGCATTCCCTCTACACCTCTGTATGCAGCCTGGATTACGACGCGGCGCATATTAACTTCATCGATACTCCCGGCTATCCCGATTTTCTCGGACGGGCATTGAGCATATTGCCCGCGGTGGACTCCGCCGCGCTGGTGATCAATGCGCAGGCGGGCGTGGAAATGGTGACGGAGCGCCTGATGGCGGCGGTAAAAAAGCGCGAGCTTTGCCGCATGATTATCATCAATAAGATAGACACGAACGACATCGACTTCGCCCAACTCATGGAAAGCATTTGCGAGGCGTTTGGTCCTGAATGTTTGCCGATCAACCTGCCGGCGGAATCCGGTCATGCGGTGGTGGATTGCTATTTCACGCCGGACGAAAGTCGCGCCACGGACTTTTCATCCGTGGAGAAAGCGCACAGCGCGCTGGTGGATCAAGTCGTGGAGGTGGATGAGAAGTTGATGGAAGTGTATCTGGAACAGGGGCAGGAACTCAGTCCGGAGCAGTTGCACGACCCCTTCGAACAAGCTTTACGGGAAGGGCATCTGATTCCCGTCTGTTTCGTATCGGCGCAAACCGGCGCGGGCGTGGAGGAGCTATTGAAGGTCATTTCCCATCTGATGCCGACGCCTCTGGAAGGCAATCCGCCGCAATTTTTGAAAGGCGAGGGCGCGGAGGCCAGGAAAGTGACAGTGGAGCCGGACCCGGGAAAGCACGCCATCGCACACGTGTTTAAAGTCGCCGTGGACCCTTACGTGGGCAAGTTGGGCGTGTTTCGGATTCACCAGGGACGCATCTCCCCGAACTCGCAAATGTATGTGGGCGACGCCCGTAAGCCTTTCAAAGTGGCCCATCTATTGAAGCTGCAGGGCAAGAAAACCCGGGAGACCGCCTATGGCGTGCCGGGAGATATTTGCGCCGTTGCGAAGGTGGATGATATTGAGTTCGACTCCGTGCTGCATGATTCGACGGATGAAGAGCAATACCACCTGAAGTCCATCGACTTTCCGCCACCGATCTGCGGCATCGCCATTGAACCGGTGCGCAGAGGGGATGAGCAAAAATTGTCTGATGCATTACAGAAGGTTTGCGCGGAAGATCCCAGCCTGAAACTGGAACACCGCGCCTCGCTGAATGAAACCGTGATGTATGGGGTCAGCGATCTCCATCTGCGCGTGGTGCTGCAGCGCATGAAACAGCAATTCAACGTGGAGGTGGTCACCCATCCGCCCTCCATTGCTTACAAAGAAACTATCTCCAAGCCTGCGGAAGGGCACTATCGGCACAAAAAACAAACCGGCGGGGCGGGGCAGTTTGGCGAGGTCTATCTGCGGGTGGAGCCTTTGGAGCGCGGGCAGGGCTTTGAATTCGAAAACAAAGTGGTGGGTGGCTCCATCCCGTCCCAATACATTCCCGGCGTGGAAAAAGGCGTGCGACAGGTGCTGGAAAGCGGCGCCATCGCCGGTTTTCCCTTGCAGGACCTGCGAGTGACGGTGTACGACGGCAAGCATCACTCGGTGGACTCCAAGGAGATCGCCTTCGTCACCGCCGGCAAGAAAGCCTTTCTGGATGCGGTGACCAAAGCACAACCCGTGGTGTTGGAGCCTATGGTGAGGCTCAAAGTGACCGCGCCGGCGGCCAGCGTTGGGGATATTACCGGAGATATTTCCGGCTCCCGGGGCATGGTGACGGGCAGCAATGCTCTTAGTCGTAATCGGGCCGCAGTGTCGGCGTTGATTCCGTTGGCGGAGCTGGATAACTATCAGTCGAAACTGAAATCCATGACCGGGGGCGAGGGCGCCTATACGCTGGAGTTCAGCCATTACGACTATGCGCCGCCTAAACTACAGCATGAGTTAATGGATCGCTACAAACAAAAACAAAGCGGCGGATGA
- a CDS encoding EAL domain-containing protein translates to MTTILQADGFEDCATIEDLSEFTVLIVDDSPLNLDVAVACLESRGYRTLSAENGMQALQIAAQNQPSLILLDVMMPEMNGFETCRKLKKLAGCDDIPVIFMTALSDVKSKKAGFDAGGVDYVTKPFQVEELAARVHTHIALKVAYQHLKDSEQRYRKLVETTPDAILVESEEGIVFLNSAAVNMLRADNPDKLLGGALLDFVTDDQKEYAAMQLKQACSVDRSAGPPEVMLLRQLTGGRVEVEVNCIPITYHRSPSHMYVLRDITERRRQEAAIEFQATHDALTGLPNRSLFLDRVTQSINHAQRNESRLALIFIDLDKFKLINDTLGHNAGDELLRIMSKRLQECTRNCDTLARFGGDEFVLLVDNLESEGDLTHLAARLISSVSAPVLLLGQSHSITCSLGISSFPEDGDNVEVLLRHADIAMYRAKESGRNAYQFFTHQMQDRLNERLKLESSLKQALENDEFVLHYQPQVDLSTGKIIGLEALIRWQSPTLGLVPPGDFIPAAEEGRLISAIGEWVIFAVCKRLQSWRRQGLKIVPVAINISALQFMEQKTEELVKQALNKYMVEPKYLELELTESLSMLDPVTSISLMQRLKDIGVSLSIDDFGTGYSNLSYLKRFPVNKLKIDKSFVSGLTNNPDDYSIVKAIIRMSQSLGLKTIAEGAETAGQIALLAAESCDAIQGFYFSRPLPEAEIYAMLKERPRLDISEFGRNRDRGAVLVVDDDANILRSIKRILRDEAYEVLVASNTEDAYEVLARREVAVIVSDLQMPGESGVQFFSKIKTMHPRSLRILLTGHGSSESLERAINQGEIYRYISKPWDNTHLLETLAAAFKQYEKGAG, encoded by the coding sequence ATGACGACTATCTTGCAAGCTGATGGATTCGAGGATTGCGCCACGATCGAGGATCTCTCTGAGTTCACGGTCTTAATTGTCGACGACTCACCTCTCAATCTGGATGTAGCGGTGGCTTGCCTGGAAAGCCGGGGCTACCGCACGCTGTCCGCCGAAAATGGCATGCAGGCGCTGCAAATCGCTGCGCAAAACCAGCCCTCCCTCATTCTTCTGGACGTAATGATGCCGGAAATGAATGGGTTCGAAACCTGCCGCAAGCTGAAGAAGCTGGCTGGGTGTGACGATATTCCAGTGATTTTCATGACTGCGCTCAGTGACGTTAAAAGCAAAAAGGCGGGCTTTGACGCCGGCGGCGTGGATTATGTCACCAAGCCGTTTCAAGTGGAGGAGCTGGCGGCGCGGGTGCACACTCATATCGCACTGAAAGTCGCCTATCAGCATTTGAAAGACAGTGAGCAACGCTACCGCAAGTTAGTGGAGACCACGCCCGACGCCATCCTTGTGGAGAGCGAAGAGGGGATCGTGTTTCTCAACTCCGCGGCGGTGAACATGCTCCGAGCGGATAACCCGGACAAACTGCTGGGCGGCGCGTTATTGGACTTCGTCACGGACGATCAGAAAGAATACGCGGCGATGCAGCTAAAACAGGCTTGTTCGGTGGACAGAAGCGCCGGCCCGCCGGAAGTCATGCTGCTACGGCAGCTTACCGGGGGGCGTGTGGAGGTGGAGGTTAACTGCATTCCCATTACCTATCATCGCTCGCCTTCCCATATGTATGTGCTGCGTGACATCACTGAACGTCGGCGTCAGGAGGCGGCGATTGAGTTTCAGGCTACTCACGACGCGTTAACCGGTCTGCCGAACCGTAGCCTGTTTCTGGATAGAGTGACGCAGTCGATCAATCACGCGCAACGTAATGAGTCCCGCTTGGCGCTGATTTTTATCGACCTGGATAAATTCAAACTGATTAATGACACACTGGGGCATAACGCCGGGGACGAGCTGCTAAGGATCATGTCGAAGCGCTTGCAGGAATGCACCCGCAACTGCGACACCCTGGCCAGGTTCGGCGGCGACGAGTTCGTTTTACTGGTGGATAACCTGGAAAGCGAAGGGGATTTGACCCACCTGGCCGCGCGTCTGATCAGCTCCGTCAGCGCGCCGGTATTACTGCTGGGGCAAAGCCATTCCATTACCTGCAGTCTGGGCATCAGCAGCTTTCCGGAAGACGGCGACAACGTGGAAGTACTATTGCGTCATGCGGATATCGCCATGTATCGGGCCAAGGAGTCCGGACGCAATGCCTATCAGTTCTTCACCCATCAGATGCAGGACCGCCTCAACGAGCGCCTGAAGCTGGAAAGCAGCTTGAAACAGGCCCTGGAAAATGACGAATTCGTATTACATTACCAGCCTCAGGTGGACCTGAGTACAGGCAAGATCATTGGACTCGAGGCCCTGATCCGCTGGCAGTCGCCCACCTTAGGTCTGGTGCCGCCGGGAGACTTTATCCCCGCTGCGGAAGAGGGGCGTTTGATCTCCGCCATTGGCGAGTGGGTCATCTTCGCCGTCTGTAAACGTCTGCAAAGCTGGCGACGGCAAGGGCTGAAGATCGTGCCGGTGGCGATCAATATCTCGGCTTTACAGTTTATGGAGCAAAAAACCGAGGAATTGGTGAAGCAGGCTTTGAATAAATACATGGTGGAGCCGAAGTATCTGGAGCTGGAGCTGACGGAGTCTCTCTCCATGCTGGATCCGGTTACCTCCATCTCCCTTATGCAGCGGCTCAAGGATATCGGCGTGTCCTTGTCCATTGACGACTTTGGCACCGGCTATTCCAATCTCAGTTATCTGAAGCGCTTTCCCGTCAACAAGCTGAAAATAGATAAGTCCTTTGTGTCAGGTCTGACTAATAACCCTGACGATTACTCCATCGTCAAAGCCATTATCCGCATGTCCCAGAGCCTGGGGTTGAAAACCATTGCGGAAGGCGCGGAGACGGCGGGCCAGATAGCGCTGTTGGCGGCGGAAAGCTGCGATGCGATTCAGGGCTTTTACTTCAGCCGTCCGCTGCCGGAGGCGGAGATTTACGCCATGCTGAAAGAGCGCCCGCGGCTGGACATCAGCGAATTCGGTCGCAACAGGGACAGGGGCGCGGTGCTGGTGGTGGACGATGACGCCAACATCTTGCGCAGCATCAAGCGCATTCTGCGTGATGAGGCCTACGAAGTGCTGGTGGCTAGCAATACGGAAGATGCCTATGAAGTGCTCGCACGGCGCGAAGTGGCGGTAATCGTTTCAGATTTGCAGATGCCAGGAGAAAGCGGCGTGCAGTTTTTCTCCAAAATCAAAACCATGCATCCGCGTTCACTGCGAATTCTGCTTACAGGACACGGCTCGTCGGAAAGTCTGGAGCGAGCGATCAACCAGGGGGAAATATACCGCTATATCTCCAAGCCCTGGGACAATACGCATTTGCTGGAAACTCTTGCCGCGGCGTTCAAACAATACGAAAAAGGCGCCGGATGA
- a CDS encoding cache domain-containing protein has product MVRANSRFFSRYRFYSLRTRIISLILLIMTIAALAILYFTHRDVGRAMLHAEESSAQNVLKLVELNIKAGYDQLTGDKIEILSNLQSDLQSVSEIAQSSFKVYGDLYKSGKVSQEEAESMAFEWLRDVRFGEVEVFVFNRQGGVMAHPDPSVEATYITSLRDFKGRVIYQTMADDNLDAAGDKAIFNWRKPGSDRDSRHIGYFLPLPDWKLTLVAMVDFEYVEAESRKKMSAIIDSLRKTFPDIKVANTGYAYLFDGQSEVLVPPPGNGEDGEAPKPLNGEQQDLLTELIGQVAAQEQIGQVVYHYSDPFVAGARTDDERQAVAYVSYFKPFDWYLSVVVPVEEISAPAENLVKSQSLVIGFFFIGSILVAFIWVSRISRPLDFLTNYAKQLPSQDFLKDDQPNSKIQSLAARSRDEVGRLAESFIFMEVELKKNIKEACREKEAAEQANQAKSEFLARMSHEIRTPMNGVLGMASILADTPLSEKQRKYLDTIVSSGESLLNIINDILDFSKIEAGKLDLDNHPFKLPELLSYLTDIFSPRAHSKDIELICAVSDGIPETLIGDSGRLRQILTNLVGNALKFTQQGSIQIIVEISDEDARNMKLKISVIDTGIGIPLEKQEKIFESFSQADGSTTRTYGGTGLGLSISKSLVELMGGELGVESRPGEGSTFWFSVWLEKDPSASGVSTLTAKSGGSATGRSQNPPLSGRVLLVEDHPINQEYAVELLNMIGITADIAENGREALTRLAKNHYDMVLMDCQMPVMDGYETTMAIRAAEQSHPGSQRLPIVALTANALPADQQRCMDAGMDDFLAKPFNIQQLYTSLARWLPPAKARIADRSAK; this is encoded by the coding sequence ATGGTTCGAGCTAACAGCCGTTTTTTCAGCCGCTACCGTTTTTACTCGCTAAGAACCAGGATAATTTCCCTCATCCTGTTGATTATGACCATAGCGGCGCTGGCGATTCTTTATTTCACTCATCGCGATGTGGGACGTGCGATGCTTCATGCTGAAGAATCCTCTGCGCAAAACGTATTGAAGTTGGTCGAGCTGAATATCAAAGCCGGTTACGATCAGTTGACCGGCGACAAAATAGAAATTCTCTCCAACCTGCAAAGCGATTTACAGAGCGTGTCGGAAATCGCGCAGTCCTCCTTCAAGGTATACGGGGATCTGTACAAGTCGGGCAAGGTCTCGCAGGAAGAGGCCGAGTCCATGGCTTTCGAGTGGCTGCGGGACGTACGTTTCGGCGAAGTGGAAGTCTTTGTGTTTAACCGCCAGGGCGGCGTCATGGCGCACCCGGACCCCAGCGTGGAAGCGACTTACATTACTTCGCTGCGGGATTTTAAAGGTCGCGTCATCTATCAGACCATGGCGGACGACAATCTGGACGCCGCCGGCGACAAGGCCATCTTCAACTGGCGCAAACCCGGCAGCGACCGCGACAGCCGTCATATCGGCTACTTCCTTCCCCTGCCCGACTGGAAGTTGACGCTTGTCGCCATGGTGGACTTCGAGTACGTGGAAGCAGAAAGCCGCAAGAAAATGAGCGCCATTATCGACAGTCTGCGTAAGACCTTCCCTGACATCAAAGTCGCCAACACCGGCTACGCCTACCTGTTTGACGGCCAGAGCGAAGTGCTGGTGCCGCCTCCCGGCAATGGCGAAGATGGCGAAGCGCCCAAGCCGCTGAACGGCGAGCAGCAGGACTTGCTGACCGAGCTGATCGGTCAGGTTGCAGCGCAAGAGCAAATCGGCCAGGTGGTCTATCACTACAGCGACCCCTTTGTCGCCGGGGCCAGAACCGATGACGAGCGGCAGGCGGTGGCTTATGTCAGCTATTTCAAACCATTCGACTGGTATCTTTCCGTGGTAGTGCCAGTGGAGGAAATTTCCGCGCCGGCGGAAAATCTGGTGAAAAGCCAGAGTCTGGTCATCGGCTTTTTCTTCATTGGCAGCATTCTTGTCGCCTTTATCTGGGTATCGCGCATTTCCCGACCGCTGGACTTCCTCACCAACTACGCCAAGCAATTACCTTCTCAGGATTTCCTCAAGGACGATCAGCCGAACAGCAAGATTCAGTCACTGGCGGCGCGCTCCCGCGATGAGGTGGGGCGTCTGGCGGAGTCCTTCATTTTCATGGAAGTGGAGCTGAAAAAGAACATCAAGGAAGCCTGCCGCGAGAAAGAAGCGGCGGAGCAGGCCAATCAGGCCAAAAGCGAATTCCTGGCGAGAATGAGCCACGAAATCCGTACGCCGATGAATGGCGTGCTGGGCATGGCGAGCATTCTCGCCGATACGCCCCTGTCGGAAAAACAGCGCAAGTATCTCGACACTATCGTCAGTTCCGGCGAGTCCCTGCTGAATATCATCAACGACATCCTGGATTTCTCCAAGATCGAAGCCGGTAAACTGGATCTGGATAATCACCCCTTCAAATTGCCGGAGTTGCTCTCCTACCTCACAGATATCTTCTCGCCCCGGGCGCACAGTAAAGACATTGAGCTGATCTGCGCGGTCAGCGACGGCATCCCGGAAACCCTGATCGGCGACAGCGGACGCTTGCGGCAGATCCTGACCAATCTGGTGGGCAACGCTCTCAAATTCACCCAGCAGGGCAGTATTCAGATCATTGTGGAAATCAGCGATGAAGACGCCCGTAATATGAAGCTGAAAATATCGGTCATCGACACCGGCATTGGCATCCCCCTGGAGAAACAGGAAAAGATTTTCGAATCCTTCTCTCAAGCGGACGGCTCCACTACCCGCACCTATGGCGGCACCGGGCTTGGCTTGAGCATCTCCAAGAGTCTGGTGGAACTGATGGGCGGCGAGCTGGGCGTGGAAAGCCGCCCCGGCGAAGGCTCCACTTTCTGGTTCTCCGTGTGGCTGGAAAAAGATCCTTCCGCCAGTGGCGTATCCACCCTGACCGCCAAATCTGGCGGCAGCGCCACGGGTCGTAGTCAGAATCCGCCGCTCAGCGGACGCGTTTTACTGGTGGAGGATCATCCCATCAACCAAGAGTATGCGGTTGAGCTGTTGAATATGATCGGCATCACCGCAGACATCGCGGAGAATGGTCGCGAAGCCCTCACGCGCTTGGCCAAGAACCATTACGACATGGTGCTGATGGATTGTCAGATGCCGGTCATGGATGGCTATGAAACCACCATGGCCATTCGCGCCGCAGAGCAGTCCCACCCGGGCAGCCAGCGTTTGCCGATAGTGGCGTTGACCGCTAACGCGCTGCCTGCGGACCAGCAACGCTGCATGGATGCGGGGATGGATGACTTCCTCGCCAAGCCCTTCAATATTCAGCAGTTGTATACTTCGCTGGCGCGCTGGCTCCCCCCCGCCAAAGCACGCATCGCCGACCGCAGCGCGAAATAG
- a CDS encoding ABC transporter substrate binding protein gives MRNSITRIVFLFTGVLGTTLLLALTPPAAASHPSDTPQAQNPPAHTPWRLAYYEGGPHGNYHDYLEATIQGLMALGWIEQAELPSSEADARTLWDWLAQNAKSQYLTFLSDAYYSADWEQQSREKIRTDIIERMNRRKDIDLVFAMGTWAGQDLANNRHHTPVFVLSASDPIQSGIIKSAEDSGYDHVFARVSPQRYEKQLRVFHEAVGFKRLGVAYENSVDGRAYAALENIEKVAEENRFKVVSCYTLSDIPDNSKAVESVLSCIDKLAPEVDALYITMQGGVNEHSIPKIVKIANKHKLPTFSQLGSEEVKYGVLMSMSRPDFESVGDYLASCLGQVINGASPRALKQLFEEKTNISLNLKTAEVIGIYLRADWLAAADEIYREIQVPD, from the coding sequence ATGCGCAATTCGATCACCAGGATTGTCTTCCTCTTCACAGGCGTGCTGGGAACCACCCTCCTGCTCGCCTTGACGCCACCTGCCGCCGCTTCGCACCCGTCCGATACGCCACAGGCGCAAAATCCGCCCGCTCATACCCCATGGCGGCTGGCCTATTACGAAGGCGGCCCTCATGGCAACTATCACGACTATCTTGAAGCGACCATCCAGGGGCTGATGGCGTTGGGCTGGATCGAACAGGCGGAACTGCCTTCCAGCGAGGCCGACGCCCGCACCCTTTGGGACTGGCTGGCGCAGAACGCCAAAAGCCAATACCTGACGTTTCTGAGCGACGCCTACTATTCCGCAGACTGGGAACAGCAGTCCAGAGAGAAAATCCGCACGGATATTATCGAGCGGATGAACCGGCGAAAAGATATCGACCTGGTCTTCGCCATGGGCACCTGGGCGGGTCAGGACCTGGCCAACAACCGTCATCACACCCCCGTCTTCGTGTTGTCCGCCAGCGATCCGATTCAGTCAGGCATCATCAAAAGCGCCGAGGATTCCGGCTATGATCACGTGTTCGCCCGAGTGTCGCCCCAGCGCTATGAGAAGCAACTACGGGTGTTCCACGAAGCGGTAGGCTTCAAGCGCCTCGGCGTGGCCTACGAGAACTCTGTGGACGGGCGCGCCTATGCGGCGCTGGAGAATATTGAAAAAGTCGCCGAGGAGAATCGCTTCAAAGTGGTAAGTTGTTATACCCTAAGCGATATTCCGGACAACAGCAAAGCGGTGGAAAGCGTACTTTCATGCATCGACAAACTGGCGCCGGAAGTGGACGCGCTGTACATTACGATGCAGGGCGGCGTAAATGAGCACAGCATTCCGAAGATAGTTAAAATCGCCAACAAGCATAAACTGCCCACTTTTTCCCAACTGGGCTCGGAAGAAGTAAAATATGGCGTTTTAATGAGTATGTCGCGACCGGACTTTGAATCCGTCGGTGATTACCTGGCTTCCTGCCTGGGTCAGGTTATAAACGGGGCGAGCCCCAGAGCCCTGAAACAACTGTTTGAGGAGAAGACCAATATATCCCTTAACCTTAAGACGGCGGAAGTCATTGGCATTTATCTGCGTGCAGACTGGCTTGCCGCTGCAGACGAAATCTATCGAGAAATACAGGTTCCCGATTAA
- a CDS encoding ABC transporter substrate-binding protein produces MRIKLYLVALTTLTLALFTSVATAATSAKAEAASKFNMEPTTNQGQRWRIGYYEGGEYADYQRELIVTVRSLMDMGWIKKADIPPQKGDQTSDLWRWLSESAQSDYIEFVKDAHYNANWDDNLRAQMKKDIIKRLSEKKDIDLMIAMGTWAGLDLANNEHSTPTLVFSASDPLSAGIIKSIDDSGYDHLHATMDPFRYDRHIRVFHDITGFKRLGIAYENSQNGRSYAAVDTIEALSKELKFTITPCYTKSDIADVSMAEHSVIDCFQKLAPKVDAIYITEQGGVTRKTLPVIVKTAQKYNVPTFSQSGSEEVRYGVLASLSQFNFKYFGEFHAQTMARIFNGAKPNELPQLFEEPARMALNLKTAEIIGFNPSLLLLGASDEIYREVETPQ; encoded by the coding sequence ATGAGGATAAAACTTTATCTGGTCGCTCTGACAACACTGACATTGGCGCTGTTCACCAGCGTCGCCACTGCGGCCACATCCGCCAAGGCTGAAGCCGCCTCTAAGTTCAACATGGAGCCGACGACCAATCAAGGTCAGCGTTGGCGCATCGGCTACTACGAAGGCGGCGAGTATGCGGATTACCAACGGGAGCTGATCGTCACAGTGCGTTCGTTGATGGATATGGGCTGGATTAAAAAGGCGGATATCCCTCCTCAGAAGGGCGATCAGACCAGTGATCTATGGCGCTGGCTTTCTGAATCGGCCCAAAGCGACTATATCGAATTCGTCAAAGACGCCCACTACAACGCCAATTGGGACGACAACCTGCGCGCCCAGATGAAAAAGGACATCATCAAGCGGCTCAGTGAGAAGAAAGACATCGACCTGATGATCGCCATGGGCACCTGGGCGGGACTGGACCTGGCCAATAACGAACACAGTACGCCGACTCTGGTGTTTTCAGCGAGCGACCCTCTCTCCGCCGGCATCATCAAAAGTATCGACGACTCCGGTTATGATCATTTGCACGCGACGATGGATCCCTTCCGTTATGATCGCCATATCCGGGTATTTCATGACATTACCGGCTTCAAACGCCTCGGCATCGCTTATGAGAACTCTCAGAACGGCCGCAGTTACGCAGCAGTGGACACCATCGAGGCGCTGAGCAAAGAGCTTAAATTCACCATCACGCCCTGCTACACCAAGAGCGATATCGCCGACGTCAGTATGGCGGAACACAGCGTCATCGACTGCTTCCAGAAACTGGCGCCGAAAGTGGACGCTATCTACATTACCGAACAGGGCGGCGTCACCCGCAAGACCTTGCCGGTGATCGTGAAGACAGCTCAAAAGTACAACGTGCCTACGTTCTCCCAATCCGGTTCCGAAGAAGTCCGCTATGGCGTGCTGGCCAGCCTGTCGCAGTTCAACTTCAAGTATTTTGGCGAGTTTCACGCCCAAACCATGGCCAGAATATTTAATGGCGCCAAGCCCAACGAGTTGCCCCAATTGTTCGAGGAACCGGCGAGAATGGCGCTGAACCTGAAGACCGCAGAGATCATCGGGTTTAATCCCTCCCTGTTGTTACTCGGCGCCAGCGACGAGATTTACAGAGAGGTCGAAACGCCCCAATAA